One Pseudomonas sp. MM213 genomic window, CGGGCACGAAGTCGATGTGCGGGTCTCTACGCTGCCTTCGGCCCACGGCGAACGGGTGGTGTTGCGCCTGCTCGACAAGCAGGCCGGGCGCCTGGAACTGCCGCGACTCGGTATGCCTGCCGATACCCTCGCCGCGTTGCGCCAGTTGCTCGCAAAACCTCACGGCATTCTCCTGGTGACCGGGCCTACCGGTTCCGGCAAGACCACCAGTCTGTACGCCGCGCTGAGCAGCCTGAACGATCAGACACGCAACATTCTCACGGTCGAAGACCCCATCGAATATCACCTGCCGGGTGTGGGGCAGATGCCGGTCAATCCGAAAGTGGACATGACGTTTGCCCGCGGCTTGCGGGCGATTTTGCGACAGGATCCGGACGTGGTGATGGTCGGCGAAATCCGTGATCGCGAGACGGCGGAAATCGCCGTCCAGGCATCGCTGACCGGGCACCTGGTGCTCTCGACGTTGCACACCAACAGTGCCGTCGGTGCAGTGACGCGGCTGGTGGACATGGGCGTCGATGCCTACCTGCTGGCGTCGTCGCTGGTGGGCATTCTGGCCCAGCGTTTACTGCGCACGTTGTGTCCCCATTGCAAAGCGACATACAGCGCCGATGGCGCCACGTGCGAACGCTTAGGGCTCGATTCGGCAGCGCCACCGCAACTGTTCAGGGCCGTGGGATGCGACCAGTGTCAGCACGGTTATCGCGGGCGGATCGGGATTTACGAGCTGATCAGCGTGACGCCCGCCGTCTCGGTTCTGATTCATCAAGGTGCGAGTGAACAGGCGTTGATAGAAGAGACGCGCAAGGTCTCCCGCAGCCTGTTTCAGGACGGTCGCCAGCGGGTGCTGGAG contains:
- the gspE gene encoding type II secretion system ATPase GspE, with the translated sequence MSEPRESLQPLPFGFARRFGVLLEHDGPGSSLVLRANTPLTALSEARRASARDLPMRVLEPDVFAARLAVAYREGQSAAEQVAQGLDEELDLLSLVDQVPQTADLLEQQGDAPIIRLINALLSEAVREHASDVHLETFEQYLSVRMRVDGQLREMLRPRRELATLLVSRIKVMARLDIAEKRVPQDGRMALRLAGHEVDVRVSTLPSAHGERVVLRLLDKQAGRLELPRLGMPADTLAALRQLLAKPHGILLVTGPTGSGKTTSLYAALSSLNDQTRNILTVEDPIEYHLPGVGQMPVNPKVDMTFARGLRAILRQDPDVVMVGEIRDRETAEIAVQASLTGHLVLSTLHTNSAVGAVTRLVDMGVDAYLLASSLVGILAQRLLRTLCPHCKATYSADGATCERLGLDSAAPPQLFRAVGCDQCQHGYRGRIGIYELISVTPAVSVLIHQGASEQALIEETRKVSRSLFQDGRQRVLEGATSLDELLRVTQED